Part of the bacterium genome, CGCAGGACGTTGCCGATGTCGGCGTCCTTCAGGTCCATGGATATGCGCTTGCCCGAGGGGATGGTGCCTCCCCCGCTCGAGCCGCCGTAGCCCGTCTCGGCGGTGTAGGTCTCGGTGGTGTGGTAGGAGGTGGAGCCGACGCCCGACTCGGCGACCTCGGCGGTGACGTAGGTCTCCACGCGCTCCAGGTCCACGCTGGAGGTGTAGCCGTAGCTCAGGCCGGCGAAGGGATCGGTCTCCTCGGTGATGACGTCCAGGTAGAGGGCGTTGCCCCGGCGGGTGATGAGGTAGGGGTAGTCGCCGGTGGTCTGGGTGACGACGCGGACGATGCGCTGGGGGGTGGTGGAGTACTGTGTGGCGCTGACCTTGACCAATCCGCCCCGGTCCAGGTAGAGGGTCGGCTGGTCGAGGTCCACCCGGGCGCCGATCAGGTCCAGCACGAAGGTCCGCGGCGATACGGTCTTAGAGAAATCGAACTTCAGCGGCGCGTCGGCGGTAATCTCTATCCGGGTCTTGCCGATGAGCTCGCGCACCTCGATGTCGCCGACCGCGGCTATCTCCGCCGTAATCCGCTCCTCGGGCCGTCCCCCGGGCGGGGCGGGGAAGCGGACCTCGATGGTGTTGCCCTCCTTCGTCAGGTAGTAGGGTTCGAACCGGGTCAGATCAATGACCACGCGGACTATCTTGGAGGGTATCTCCGAGTACTGGCTGGAGCGGATGCGCTGTATGTTATGGCCGGTCTCGACCTTGACCAGGGGGTCGCACTGGTGGACCGAGTTCTTGATGTCCACGATGACCCGGGGCGGGTCCTCCAGGGAGAAGACGTCGTAAACCAGGGAGGCGTCGCCGGTGATGGTGACTATCTCGTCGCCGCCGGCGTCGGTGGAGAACTCGACGGAGGATACGCGGGGCGCCTGGGCGAGGGCGATCGTCGCCGACAGGAAAACGATGAGCAATAACGGGGGTCTGACTCTCACGGCCACTTCCCGTTCGGGGCGGGTATTCTTCCCCTGAAGTATAGCAGAAATCGAGGGTGATGCAAGGGTGTGCAACCCCTTCTGACTGACCGCCCCCCGCCGGACGGCGCTTCGATCATACGGACGGGGCGCGTTTTACCGGTCACCAGCCCTCGACGATGCGGTCCACGACACGCTGGGCCAGGAGGTTGACCGACTCGGTGTAGGCCTCCGCCTCGGTCCCGCTCCCCGCGCCGGTCTCGACGTCGTAGTACGTCACGCGCTCGGAGAGGGAGGTGTCCCGCCAGAGGTCGCGTTTGGCGTCCAGGTCCCGGAAGACCACCTCGAGCTCCACGGTGAGCTCGCGTTTTTTCACCGCCTCCTCCACGTCGTAGGCCACGGCGCGGGTGACGTAGCTGGTGATGGTGACCAGGAGGAGGGAGTCGGCGCGCGCCTCGGGGGCCACGGTCAGGGGCGAGTTGACCAGGAGTTCCTCGATGATGGCGGCGGTGAGCTCCTGCTCGATGCCGTACTCGAATGTGGCGTTGGCGACGGTGGGCACCGCCACCGACTCGATTCCCGGCGGCAGGTTGGGGCTGAAGGTGTAGCGGCAGCCCGCGGTAAGGACCAGCGCCACGAGTGGAGCGACGATTCTCCTCACGGCCGTTCCTCTTTCAGGAAGTCCACGAGCCGCTTCAGCGCTCGGCCGCGGTGGCTGACGGCGTGCTTGGCCTCCGGGGAATGTTGGGCGAAGGTAAGCTCCGACCCCTCGGGGATGAAGAGGGGGTCGTAACCGAATCCCCCGTCGCCTACCGGCCGGTCCCCGATCCGCCCCTCCACCTTCCCCACGGCGGCCAGGAGAACCTCCCCCGCCGGAGTGACCAGGGCGACGGCGCAGGTGTAGCGGGCGATGCGGTCGGAGAATCCCTCGAGCTCGGCGAGGAGCCGCACGTTGTTGAGCGAATCCGCGGGGACGTCCGTCGCCGTCAGCGGACGGCCTCCGGGGTATTCTGGATAAATGCCGCGAAGCATTTCGGCGTCGAGGGCGTGGTACCGGGCGGAGAAGATACCCGGCGCGCCGCCCAGGGTGTCCACGGACAGCCCCGAGTCCTCGCCCAGCCCCAGGTCGCCGAACCTCTCGGCTACGGCGGTGGCCTTGAGGACGGCGTTTTCGGTGAAGCTCCGGCCGGTCTCGGCAATCTCGAGGGTGCCCGCGGGGTCGAGCTCCAGGAGGGAGACCGGGTGGTACCCCTCGGTTCCGAGGATGTCCCGGAGCTCGCGGAGCTTGTCGGGGTTTCGGCTGGCGATCAGGATGCGGCTCATGGTTTAAAATAATTCATGCGTTTATTAATTAAATTAATTTTGCACTTGACATTATAAATGTTTCTCGCTACACTTTCTCTCGGACCGGGTGAACGCGCAAAGAAGAAGTCGCCAACCTGGACATTTTACCAGACGCACGGGATCCGTACTGAGCCAAAATCGTCCGAGGAGCCGAAAATGCCCTATCCCATACCCGGCCACTGCCCCGTCTGCGGCAAGGAGTTCAACGTCACCGAGCTCCTCTGCAAGAGCTGCCGCGCCACTCTGCGCGGTGACTTCACCCTCTGCGATTTCTGCCGCCTGAGCTCTGAACAGCGCGCCTTCCTGAAGCACTTCGTCGCCGTCGGCGGGAGCATCAAGGACATGGAGGGCATCCTGGGCATCAGCTACCCCACGGTGAAAAAGCGGCTGGCCGAGCTGGCCGACATCCTGGGCGTGGGGCACCGATTCCCCCGACCGGACCCCAAACGGGCGGCCGCCGAGAGGCTCAGGTTGCTGGAGATGCTGGCGGCCGGCGAGATGACGGCCGACGAGGTTTCCAAACGGTTCGAGGAGATGAACGAAGAGGAGGAACGATGACCGCCGAGGAGAGAAAGAAAATACTGGAGATGGTGGCCGACGGGACCGTCACCACCGACGAGGCCGAACGGCTGTTCACCGCCGCCGGACCCGACGACGACACACCGAGGATCGTCCGGGCCGACAACAAGTTCCTGATCATCAAGGTTCATCAGGGCGACAAGACCAACGTAAACGTGCGCGTACCGCTCGCCCTGGCCCGGCTGGCCAAGATGTTCATCCCCAAGGACATCGAGGTCAACGGCAAGCCGCTCAACGTTGACATGGACCAGATCATCAACCTCGTGGAGTCCGAGGTCGAGGGCAACATCGTCGAGGTGCACCAGGAGGACGACGACTCCGGCGAGATTACCGACGTGGAAATTTATCTCGAATAACGGCACTACGGGAGGCAGAGATGAAGTCCGAGGAGAGGCGCGAGGTGCTGGATCGGGTGGTAGGTGGCGAGCTCTCCGCCGAGGAGGCGGACCGGCTCCTCGTCGGGGACGTCCCCGCCGTGGCCGGGCGGAACAGGTTCCTCATGATCAAGGTCCGCCAGGGGGACAAAACCAACGTGGACGTCCGCCTGCCCATCGGTCTGGCGAAAATTGCGAAGTTGTTCGTGCCCAAGCGGATAGACGTGAACGGCGAATCGGTGGACTTCGATTTCGACGAAATCATCCGGGTCGTCGAGAGCGAGGTGACGGGGAACATCGTCGAGGTGCACCAGGTGGACGACGAGACCGGCGAGGTCACCGACGTGAGCATCTATCTCGAATAGAGCCTTGTGTCCATGTGTCCGCGACGACGAAATTAGGCAAGGGGCTTAAGCCCCTTGTCTTGTTGGGTTCCGACCCGCCTTTTTCCGCCCCCGCCTCGGGAGCCGCTCGATGGACGGCGCCCGGCTAATGGGCGCCGTTGATGAGTAGCGCACGCTCCACCGGCTGGTTCGTGTCCACGTTGAACTGGTTGAAGATGTCCTTCGAGCCGAACTCCTCGGGGCCGATTCCCAGCTTGAGCGTGTAGGTTCCCGTCTCCTGCCTGAGCTTGATCACCGTGGCGAAGAAGCCGTCGGGGTCGGGGGTTATCGGGGCGAATTCCTGGGCGGAACCGCGGACGAAACAGCCGGGCCAGCCGTCGGCCAGGAGCCAGCCGGTCAGCTTCACGTTGTAGAAGGCGCCGTCGGAGACGATGGATATCGGGTTCAGCTCGATGCGCTTCGAGGTGAACACCTCCGTGACGTGGATTCCCTCCAGGTCCCCCCGGGAGCTGTGCACGATTCCGATGCCCACCCGGTTGAAATCTGGGTCGAGGATGTTCGCCCGGTGGGGCGGCGAATCCATCAGGCCCTCGAAGGTGGACCGGGTGAGGGTCGCCCAGTCGTAGGGCCCGCTGCGGTAATCGGCCCCGATGTTCTCCCCGACCCAGACCTCCGTCAGCCCCGCGTTGGCCACGCGTTGGGGAACCGTCTCGCTCCCCGAAACCGGCGACTCGTGGCTGAAGTAGCCCAGGGTAACCATCTCCCAGGAGTGCTGTCGGGCGACCTGGGTGAAGGCGGGGTCCATGGCGAGGGGGGCCACGCCATCCTCGGCGCGGGCGGCGTTGACGAGCTCCAGCATGAGCTCCTCCGCCTCCGCCTCGCCGGTGAAGGCGGCGGCACCGACCGCCGGGAGCAGGCAGAATATGATTGCGAAGAGCCCTTTGGGCACGGTTCAGCCGCCTTTCCGCCACCAATTATAGCGGCAAGAGCCCGCAGTTATCCAGGTTTTGCCGCTTGGCCGGCGGGTTCCCCCTGTGTTACCGTAGCCCCGTTCGAACCACCGGGAGGGTTTATGAGAAGGGTTCCTCTAGTTTTGATTACCCTCG contains:
- the lptE gene encoding LPS assembly lipoprotein LptE → MRRIVAPLVALVLTAGCRYTFSPNLPPGIESVAVPTVANATFEYGIEQELTAAIIEELLVNSPLTVAPEARADSLLLVTITSYVTRAVAYDVEEAVKKRELTVELEVVFRDLDAKRDLWRDTSLSERVTYYDVETGAGSGTEAEAYTESVNLLAQRVVDRIVEGW
- the rdgB gene encoding RdgB/HAM1 family non-canonical purine NTP pyrophosphatase; the protein is MSRILIASRNPDKLRELRDILGTEGYHPVSLLELDPAGTLEIAETGRSFTENAVLKATAVAERFGDLGLGEDSGLSVDTLGGAPGIFSARYHALDAEMLRGIYPEYPGGRPLTATDVPADSLNNVRLLAELEGFSDRIARYTCAVALVTPAGEVLLAAVGKVEGRIGDRPVGDGGFGYDPLFIPEGSELTFAQHSPEAKHAVSHRGRALKRLVDFLKEERP
- a CDS encoding DUF2089 domain-containing protein translates to MPYPIPGHCPVCGKEFNVTELLCKSCRATLRGDFTLCDFCRLSSEQRAFLKHFVAVGGSIKDMEGILGISYPTVKKRLAELADILGVGHRFPRPDPKRAAAERLRLLEMLAAGEMTADEVSKRFEEMNEEEER
- a CDS encoding CAP domain-containing protein, producing the protein MPKGLFAIIFCLLPAVGAAAFTGEAEAEELMLELVNAARAEDGVAPLAMDPAFTQVARQHSWEMVTLGYFSHESPVSGSETVPQRVANAGLTEVWVGENIGADYRSGPYDWATLTRSTFEGLMDSPPHRANILDPDFNRVGIGIVHSSRGDLEGIHVTEVFTSKRIELNPISIVSDGAFYNVKLTGWLLADGWPGCFVRGSAQEFAPITPDPDGFFATVIKLRQETGTYTLKLGIGPEEFGSKDIFNQFNVDTNQPVERALLINGAH